Proteins co-encoded in one Salvia splendens isolate huo1 chromosome 4, SspV2, whole genome shotgun sequence genomic window:
- the LOC121801189 gene encoding uncharacterized protein LOC121801189: MNHQFLVSDGIGPYLSSPAGISPSQQWTPPAIQEIGTDDYGASGRDVTWRPLSFSPTMEGTSAARDGGGSTSSRSDSSCDYESMVKSHTLHRNRRCFMSKAIHPLSLPSERCARESSSIASAGLAEFDPMTPQRDRHHLSSTSGSIDFTEAPETFECDQSNRSRSPADCFRCGLCERFLSQRSPWSSRRIVKSGDMPVAGVLSCRHVFHAECLDQTTPKACKSDPPCPICIKIDEGNSPDQRLFSKLRNTFPRLRPFSEGAPSKQWGCVQAGDCVEGAFHTPSRSTLLSLNRNQLRKNLSLKGNAGRLSKSGSFSPQIFTASGEHGSAGSSKTIGGSSFK; encoded by the exons ATGAATCATCAGTTTCTTGTATCTGATGGCATTGGTCCCTATTTAAGTAGTCCAGCTGGCATATCTCCTTCGCAGCAATGGACACCCCCAGCAATACAAGAAATTGGCACTGATGATTATGGTGCTTCAGGGAGAG ATGTAACTTGGAGGCCACTATCCTTTTCTCCCACAATGGAG GGAACATCAGCAGCTAGGGATGGTGGAGGCTCTACATCGTCCCGATCAGATAGTAGTTGTGATTATGAGTCCATGGTCAAGTCACATACCCTTCATCGTAACCGTCGCTGCTTTATGTCTAAAGCTATTCATCCTCTGTCCCTTCCATCAGAAAGGTGCGCTAGAGAGAGTTCCAGTATTGCATCTGCTGGGCTGGCTGAGTTTGATCCTATGACTCCACAAAGAGACAGACATCATTTGAGCAGCACTAGTGGCAGCATTGATTTCACTGAAGCACCCGAGACGTTTGAATGTGATCAGTCAAACAGGTCTCGGAGCCCTGCAGATTGTTTCAGATGCGGGTTATGTGAGAGGTTCCTTTCACAGAGATCGCCGTGGAGCTCTCGTAGGATTGTCAAGAGTGGAGATATGCCAGTTGCTGGAGTCCTTTCCTGTCGCCATGTCTTCCATGCAGAGTGCTTGGACCAAACAACGCCTAAAGCTTGTAAGAGTGACCCTCCTTGTCCCATCTGCATCAAGATTGATGAAGGTAACTCCCCAGACCAGAGATTGTTTTCCAAGCTGAGGAACACCTTCCCCCGGCTCAGACCTTTCTCCGAGGGCGCGCCATCCAAGCAATGGGGCTGCGTTCAAGCAGGAGATTGTGTTGAAGGAGCATTCCACACCCCCAGTCGAAGCACATTGCTGTCCCTTAACAGGAACCAGTTGCGGAAAAACCTCTCACtcaagggaaatgcagggagaTTGAGTAAGAGTGGCTCGTTCTCGCCCCAGATTTTCACAGCATCAGGTGAACATGGTTCAGCTGGCTCCTCAAAGACAATTGGGGGTTCCAGTTTCAAGTAA